A single window of Streptomyces aquilus DNA harbors:
- a CDS encoding DUF932 domain-containing protein, with the protein MTQQFAERATNVAPTGARNADLSDLVRILEDGQRRKLDVIAPASALRMREGNVHVEGVESQITASGVTRVDGIYRPTAVADEGIADKLRIPLAYLRRMRAENVPLLDENVNAWLREEPERRFMLRAFRSDDSGAMPGEGVARALLSDSYKLMDNLDMLLAALDGVQQSGHPTRITGCDLSDRRMYVRVESEAVAIQARALLRGYRSPFDGRSGDELPMISAGFVITNSEVGAGAYTITPRAVIQVCRNGLTQTKDVMRAVHLGGKQDEGVVSWSGQTQRKTLELITSKTTDAVRTFLSQEYVEAKVHEMEAAASRTLAEPTKTIEHVTKTLSINTETKDRILAHFIRGGQMTAGGVMQAVTSTAQTLTDADQAATLEALALPALTAAAAHG; encoded by the coding sequence ATGACTCAGCAATTCGCCGAGCGCGCCACGAACGTAGCCCCCACCGGCGCCCGCAACGCCGACCTGTCCGACCTGGTCCGCATCCTGGAAGACGGACAGCGCCGCAAGCTGGACGTCATCGCCCCCGCGTCCGCGCTGCGCATGCGTGAAGGCAACGTGCACGTCGAAGGTGTCGAGTCCCAGATCACGGCAAGCGGTGTCACGCGGGTCGACGGCATCTACCGGCCCACCGCCGTTGCCGACGAGGGAATCGCGGACAAGCTCCGCATCCCGCTCGCCTACCTGCGCCGCATGCGGGCGGAGAACGTGCCGCTGCTGGACGAGAACGTCAACGCCTGGCTGCGCGAGGAGCCGGAGCGCCGTTTCATGCTCCGCGCGTTCCGCAGCGACGACAGCGGCGCCATGCCCGGTGAGGGGGTAGCCCGGGCGCTGCTGTCCGACAGCTACAAGCTGATGGACAACCTCGACATGCTGCTCGCCGCCCTGGACGGGGTGCAGCAGTCCGGCCACCCCACCCGAATCACGGGGTGCGACCTGAGCGACCGGCGCATGTATGTGCGCGTCGAATCGGAAGCGGTCGCCATCCAGGCCCGCGCCCTGCTGCGCGGCTACCGCTCCCCGTTCGACGGCCGCAGCGGCGACGAACTCCCCATGATCTCGGCCGGGTTCGTCATCACCAACAGCGAGGTCGGCGCCGGGGCCTACACCATCACCCCGCGCGCGGTCATCCAGGTCTGCCGCAACGGCCTGACCCAGACCAAAGACGTCATGCGCGCCGTGCACCTCGGCGGCAAGCAGGACGAGGGCGTGGTGTCCTGGTCCGGCCAGACCCAGCGCAAGACGCTGGAACTGATCACCTCCAAGACCACCGACGCCGTACGCACCTTCCTGTCCCAGGAGTACGTCGAGGCCAAGGTGCACGAGATGGAAGCCGCCGCCAGTCGGACGCTGGCCGAGCCGACAAAGACCATCGAACACGTCACCAAGACACTCAGCATCAACACCGAGACGAAGGACCGCATCCTGGCCCACTTCATCCGGGGCGGTCAGATGACCGCCGGCGGCGTCATGCAGGCCGTCACCTCCACCGCGCAGACCCTCACCGACGCCGACCAAGCCGCCACCCTCGAAGCCCTCGCCCTCCCCGCCCTCACGGCCGCCGCCGCGCACGGCTGA